A region of Streptomyces sp. NBC_01267 DNA encodes the following proteins:
- a CDS encoding PIN domain-containing protein, with amino-acid sequence MSGYLLDSSALWRMLRDKDLHAVWRESATDGDVRSCYPQRAEFLRSARGPKEYVAYEAMFTDLYDDVPLPKSAARWVSSLHRRAVENGAHQALSAVDLMVCATAAHHGLTVLHDDNDFVTAARFAVELRQRNVHDGPV; translated from the coding sequence TTGAGTGGCTATCTGCTGGATTCCTCTGCGCTCTGGCGCATGCTGCGGGACAAGGATCTCCACGCTGTGTGGCGGGAGTCGGCTACGGATGGCGACGTCCGCTCCTGCTATCCGCAGCGCGCGGAGTTTCTGAGGTCGGCGCGTGGACCAAAGGAGTACGTCGCGTACGAGGCCATGTTCACCGACCTCTACGACGACGTTCCCCTTCCCAAGTCGGCAGCTCGGTGGGTCAGTAGCCTGCATAGGCGTGCTGTCGAGAACGGTGCGCATCAAGCTCTGTCGGCCGTCGATCTCATGGTCTGCGCGACTGCGGCCCATCACGGACTCACGGTTCTTCACGACGACAACGACTTCGTGACCGCAGCTCGCTTCGCGGTTGAGCTTCGTCAGCGCAATGTGCACGACGGTCCTGTCTGA
- a CDS encoding type II toxin-antitoxin system VapB family antitoxin, with amino-acid sequence MSLTHIDIDDDALDTAKRLGGHRTKTAAVAQALEEYNKRLARAAAYDKYFELAQDWDLEGAEAAHRADKGAFSH; translated from the coding sequence ATGTCTCTCACGCATATCGACATCGATGACGACGCTCTGGACACGGCCAAGCGCTTGGGTGGCCATCGGACCAAGACGGCAGCGGTTGCGCAGGCACTGGAGGAGTACAACAAGCGGTTGGCGCGGGCAGCTGCCTACGACAAATACTTCGAGCTTGCCCAGGACTGGGACCTGGAAGGGGCCGAGGCCGCGCATCGTGCAGACAAGGGAGCCTTCTCGCATTGA